Within Nitrososphaerales archaeon, the genomic segment CAATTTCCCTGCTACTTCCGCATATTTTATGAGATAAAGCGCCATCCTATCCTTTACAGAACCGCCAATATTGAACCACTCAAGCTTTGCGTAAATCGTTGCATCATTCGGTCCAGTAAGCTTATTTATTCTTACCATCGGTGTTCTGCCAATCAACACAGTTATGTTACTTGCGACGATCATACACTAACCCTTTGATAGTCATCCAATACTTTCTTTAATCGGTTTTTATAAAGTTAACGGCGTTAACTTTATAAAAGTATAAGTTTTATTTAGATATGATGAAGACGACTTGCGAATTGGTAAGTACATTGATTCTTCCAACGATAAGGGCCTGGATAGCGAAAGAAGCTATTGAGAAGTTTGGAATGAAACAGAAAGATGTAGCCGAGTATTTGGGCATCACAAAGGCTGCCGTCTCTCAATATATAAAGAAGAAAAGAGGTAATTTGAAGTTGACCGAAGTGGAACGAGAGCGAATAACTCCGTTGATCGATAATTTAGTGAAGAAGATAGCTTCTAATGAAACTTCGGAGTTTGAATTGATGAAAGCATTATGCAAAATCTGCTACTACTTGAGAATTTCACTAACTCTCTGTAGATTACATATAGCGATGGAGCCTGGGCTTAAAAAGGTTGAATGTAAAATTTGTGAAGGATTTTACAATGTAAACAAATTATGATAAAAAGGGAAAAATTAGCTTTCATTTTAAATTGAGTAAATTAAGATCGATAATCTCTTCACTCTTAAAAACCATGGTACCTTATGATGCGATTTACACATGTCATAGGAAACGACAAACTTTTTATGGATCACTGGAACAAAGAAAGGCTACTCTATTTAATGAATTAATCCTAACTCATTCAAAAAGAGATTTTACGAATTCCTTTGGATCAAAGGGTATTAAATCACCATAACCTTGCCCTACACCCAAGTAAGCGATGGGTTTACCCGTCACATAAGCTATAGAAAGGGCAGCACCACCTTTAACATCGGCATCAACCTTTGTTAAGATAGAAGCATCAAAACCCGTAAAGTTCTGAAACTCTCTCGCTTGGGAAACCATATCATTACCAGCCAGGGCATCACCTACAAACAGTTTTAAATCTGGATTTACAACACGAATTATCTTTCTCATCTCCTCCATCAGATTTCTACTCGTTTGCATACGTCCAGCGGTATCGATCAAAACTACATCGATTCGGTGTGTTTTTGCGTATAACACTGCATCACGAGCGACCGCAGCTGGATCGGCACCGTACTTTTGAGTTATAATCTTGACCGAGAGACGTTTTGCATGTTCAGATAGTTGCTCTATAGCACCAGCTCTATAGGTATCGGCACAGGCTAAAACTGTTGTGAAGTCATTCTTCTTAAGGATGTAGGCAAGCTTCGCTATAGTGGTCGTCTTTCC encodes:
- a CDS encoding pyridoxal-phosphate dependent enzyme — protein: MIVASNITVLIGRTPMVRINKLTGPNDATIYAKLEWFNIGGSVKDRMALYLIKYAEVAGKL
- the ftsY gene encoding signal recognition particle-docking protein FtsY, producing MFERLRSAIKSFTQAIAERTLSEEEVDKILWKLEMELLESDVALEVAHELVDKVKREVVGVRIGRHTSSTEYLKKYLMDTILNIFLQTQPPDLIDLIQKKKAKGEPYVIIFLGVNGTGKTTTIAKLAYILKKNDFTTVLACADTYRAGAIEQLSEHAKRLSVKIITQKYGADPAAVARDAVLYAKTHRIDVVLIDTAGRMQTSRNLMEEMRKIIRVVNPDLKLFVGDALAGNDMVSQAREFQNFTGFDASILTKVDADVKGGAALSIAYVTGKPIAYLGVGQGYGDLIPFDPKEFVKSLFE
- a CDS encoding helix-turn-helix domain-containing protein, which produces MKTTCELVSTLILPTIRAWIAKEAIEKFGMKQKDVAEYLGITKAAVSQYIKKKRGNLKLTEVERERITPLIDNLVKKIASNETSEFELMKALCKICYYLRISLTLCRLHIAMEPGLKKVECKICEGFYNVNKL